The DNA segment agggatcatGGGccgaagaggtaccccgcatagtttgggcgtaccataccactgaacagtcaggaacccacgagaccccgtttagcttagtTTATGGATGTGACacgatgattccagttgaaatcctggaaagctcgccgagattccagaactttgtggcggaagactcgaacaaagaaagaaggttgaatctggatttactaGATGAGgccagggaggaggcaagagtaaaggccgaggcagtaaaaaggaggattgagcgaaggtataactctaaggtgatgccaaggcaatttagagaaggcgacctggtcatgaggaaggcccacTCGTACGAGATCGAAGGCAACAACAAagttatattgcatgctttcagttaaaagttttaagtccccatcgtctttcggtgaTTGGCgacatcagttaaaagttttaaagtccccatcgtttttcggcgatcggcggcatcagttaaaagtctTAAAGTCCCCATcttttttcggcgattggcaacatcagttaaaagttttaaagtccccatcgtttttcggcgattggcgacatcagttaaaagttttaaagtccccatcgtttttcggcaattggcggcatcagttaaaagttttaaagtccccatcgtttttcggcaaTTGGCGGCagcagttaaagttttaaagtcctcatcgtctttcggcgatcggaggcaccagtgatgactaaagacctcaacgctctcgtgcgtcttgaggcaagaaaagaaaaagacctcctcgcctttgagcgagtgcaggcgagtaAGAGGAAAATActtcctcgcctttgagcgagtgcaggcgagtaAGAgagaaagacctcctcgcctttgagcgaatgcaggcgagaaagagaaaaagacctcctcgcctttgagcgagtgcaggcgagaaagagaaaaagtcctcctcgactttgagcgagtgcaggcgagtaagagaaaaagacctcctcgcctttgagccaGCACAGGCgagtaagagaaaaagtcctcctcgactttgagcgagtgcaggcaagagaaagtcctcctcgactttgagcgagtgcaggcaagaaaaagtcctcctcgactttgagcgagtgcaggcaagaagaagtcctcctcgcctttgagcgagtgcaggcgagaatagaacaagtcctcctcgcctttgagcgagtgcaggcaagaacagattgaaagacctctctgcacaagcagatagaggcaagattaaaattcctcagtgcatccaggggggaggagatgtacaccctgggcaagttgaggcaccagaaaaagtccttctcacctcagagtgagttcagtcaagatgaactgaaaagtcaggggtgttcgtgaccttaaacggtgagaagggaaggaaaatgccttttcccctttaagtgaaacatcaatattgacccagtaagaccagataaAACTTCCACGCTTGCAGGCGATGTGAAGATAAGACAAAATCCtcctcgtcttgaacgagttcaggtacggcgaTCAGAAGAGTTTCAGGCGATGACAGGAGTAAGGGGTCGTTTTgcttggcagatcaggtaaactgtattttaataccagtttgagttaaaacctgctgcctagcaAGTCATTTTATGCTAAGGTTTGTTGCCTTAAGTCTGCAAGTTATATTAAATGTCATCGCATAAGagttaatagttgctcaagttttactttgagttaacagttcgataaattgttataagattaacaATTTGCTCAAGTTCAAAGCAGTGTGTGAATGGTTAAGCCCGAAGTATCGCTGAGTTAATTCGTTTAAGCAAGTTTCACCGGTTATGTTGATTAACCACACAGCGAGTAAGAAACATTTAAAGAGAAGTATCAGAAAACAACTTTTCAGCAGTGAAAGTTATAcaatgtaccgtcccgtacccgggcgttgacgaagtcaaggtcaaagtcaacgtaaaggtcaaagtcaatgtaaagcgtcgccaaggtaaggcgtcgcccaggtaaggcgtcgcctagcagggcatcgccgagatagggcgccgcccaactgggtgtcgccaagatggaatggcacaagggcaaggtgaccacagcactgctccccgatacccatggataggaaagaccatggagggggcgacgccgtgggaaggccccaaaccctggataaccagggaacagtaataaagaggagagaaaggtggcttcaaggccatagtgacaaCACCAGTATAGGGCAGcctaactcgtgaagtacccctgccaccccagagacgcctttaggacagatacgactcaagaggaaggtcacgcccagggtagccgggtgcagggtacaagagggaaggcagatacgctctcaaagtgagtgactagatgattgggggcacgagttggcacccagaaagtcacccctagcgcagtagcactcccaggcaggaggactcacaagtagaaacgtccccagatgggcagaaacgcccccagatggggtcatggcgtcgtgagcccctccacgtgtacgacagccaggtcagaatagaaacaccctttagtcaggtgccaggtaattaaagtcattcaatacagtttccgtttcgagcgttcaggtactataatggctcccaagcgtttcaacgtcttaaatgtgctacgttttctaattagacgctttaattgagcgcgttacgtttgtgaataaaagcgctttaaggcgctttaaatgcttgggtagtttaaatagcgcagggaatgttgggaacggggttcgaacttttggcaaatttcccagaaactctctagttgcttgctcgagccttgaggttacgtacaagggactggggaaagatctttgcctgagggagaaaacacacacacaagacatagttctttttaccaccttcggagtgccatacgcggtgctcagagacggaggtgcactgttttggtgtttcttgctggttgacttgagcgtcggagtgcaaacggccgctagagcgcccttttgtcctctttttgcaggaatccacaggctaccagtgggaaggagtccctagctaaTGGTTGAGGTCGCGCGCGAAGACGTctcagtcaaccggacggaacatttggcgcccaccgtggggccgatataaaacatcagtcccatcacaagttcgagaagatctaccaagttgcagtaacgttggaggagtttggagtgacaatggcccccaccagacgaggtACCGCATGCGCTGCTGAAGaagaaatgtccatgcagcaggtcctggagataatgcggggctgcaggatgatatggcggattcgaagatagagcaagagcgcatgcaggcggatcttgacgcctcgcatgtgaGAAACGACGAAATCCgtcgtgtgaatgaggagttgcgtcggAGTCTGAGGGACAATCAGGTGCAGCGCGAGAACGAAGAGGCGGAGCATCTCACTCCACCAAGGGAGTTCTctactcccttctcgcaggagatcctggaCGCGCCGATCCCCAACACCTTCAAAGGACCTAAGGCGattttcactgggatggaggaccccgaGGCGCATCTCACGACGTTCCACACACAAATGGTGTTAGTGGGCGGTTCTGACGCCGCAAGgtgcaagcttttcatgagTACCTTGACaggaatggccatggattggtttatcagccttcCTAGCGGCCATATCACCTCGTTCCAACAGCTGTCCCAGTTGTTTAGAGAGCAATACCTGGCGAAcagggccccgccgccggtatcttacgatctgtttgatgtgaagcaataccaaggggagagtttgaaggagtatatcaaccgGTTCGGGTCCCAGGTAGTGAAAGTGGGCACGACGGAAgagcccatgattgtgtatgcCTTTAGGAAAGGCGTATGTCCTGGCCCTTTTTGCGAATCTATTATTCGCAACCGACCaaggacttttgctgaaatacggcgtcgggcggtggagcatatcgcctctgaaggagaggtgtgcgagaagcgcaccagcgtggTACCTTCGCGCCCGAGAGCGCAAACGCGGGTTCAGCCCGTCatggtcaatgagaccacgacgggaagaaaaaagccagaggggagacgcccctatgagaccGGGAAACCCCAGCccaggggtccagcaggaggggaTCGCCCAGTCAGAAAGAGGGCGAGACCGGCGAGATataactttgtggtggagctgaaGGACTTGATCGTCGTGCCCaatatagccgagaggctgaggcgaccggcgaagactgacaaggtgttagggccacggaaagactcttggtgcgagttccacgaggctttcggtcatcACATTGACAACTGTATCTCGTTGGGTTATCAGCTTGATGAGCTGGTGAAGagcgggtttctgaaggattatgtcgcagaaCCCGCCGCGGCCGCCGCCCTGCCGGCGCCAACAGAGGAGcaagcacacgagatgcctgtacttggcgaggtccacaccattgctggaggtttttccggcgggggacccaccgcctcccagcggaagaaatacgcgaggggggtcaattcCATCGAAGAGAGAATCTCGGgtgagccatgggagtcggacctcgtgttcacgagaagagatctccgagatgtggtaccccacgacaacgaccccgttgtcatctcagtcgtcacagccggaagaaaggtgcacagagtgcttgtcgaccagggaagttcggcagacgtcatgctCTTGTCGACATTTAATAAGTTACAGTTGTCCCCCGAC comes from the Phaseolus vulgaris cultivar G19833 chromosome 8, P. vulgaris v2.0, whole genome shotgun sequence genome and includes:
- the LOC137824712 gene encoding uncharacterized protein gives rise to the protein MADSKIEQERMQADLDASHVRNDEIRRVNEELRRSLRDNQVQRENEEAEHLTPPREFSTPFSQEILDAPIPNTFKGPKAIFTGMEDPEAHLTTFHTQMVLVGGSDAARCKLFMSTLTGMAMDWFISLPSGHITSFQQLSQLFREQYLANRAPPPVSYDLFDVKQYQGESLKEYINRFGSQVVKVGTTEEPMIVYAFRKGVCPGPFCESIIRNRPRTFAEIRRRAVEHIASEGEVCEKRTSVVPSRPRAQTRVQPVMVNETTTGRKKPEGRRPYETGKPQPRGPAGGDRPVRKRARPARYNFVVELKDLIVVPNIAERLRRPAKTDKVLGPRKDSWCEFHEAFGHHIDNCISLGYQLDELVKSGFLKDYVAEPAAAAALPAPTEEQAHEMPVLGEVHTIAGGFSGGGPTASQRKKYARGVNSIEERISGEPWESDLVFTRRDLRDVAGVKPFERGVLHTPHKDEAAGPQW